Proteins encoded within one genomic window of Jiangella mangrovi:
- a CDS encoding GntR family transcriptional regulator: MAELRQLALPSFARRMSVREEVADALRGAIVSGEMKPGELYSAPGLAERFGISATPVREAMLDLVKQGLVEVVRNKGFKVTDMSETDLDQITQIRELLEPPIAAQAVASITEQELTHLRNLAAAIVDAAADGDLISYIGADREFHVRLLSASGNQRLVRIVEELRAQTRLYGLSSLASSGRLVASAREHLQMCEFIEAGEAQKLQDLMRTHIGHIRREWAGRED, from the coding sequence ATGGCTGAACTGCGGCAGTTGGCTCTGCCGTCATTCGCACGGCGGATGAGCGTCAGAGAAGAGGTTGCCGACGCGTTGCGTGGCGCCATCGTGTCCGGCGAGATGAAGCCCGGGGAGCTCTACTCCGCCCCCGGGCTCGCCGAGCGCTTCGGCATCTCCGCCACCCCGGTGCGCGAGGCGATGCTCGACCTCGTCAAGCAGGGGCTGGTCGAGGTCGTCCGCAACAAGGGCTTCAAGGTCACCGACATGTCGGAGACCGACCTCGACCAGATCACCCAGATCCGCGAGCTGCTCGAGCCGCCCATCGCGGCCCAGGCGGTCGCGTCGATCACCGAGCAGGAGCTCACGCACCTGCGCAACCTGGCGGCGGCCATCGTCGACGCCGCGGCCGACGGCGACCTCATCAGTTACATCGGCGCCGACCGCGAGTTCCACGTCCGGTTGCTCTCGGCCAGCGGCAACCAGCGGCTCGTCCGCATCGTCGAGGAGCTGCGCGCGCAGACCCGTCTCTACGGTCTCTCGTCGCTCGCCTCCTCGGGCCGGCTGGTCGCCAGCGCTCGTGAGCACCTGCAGATGTGCGAGTTCATCGAGGCCGGCGAGGCGCAGAAGCTGCAAGATCTCATGCGCACCCACATCGGCCACATTCGCCGTGAATGGGCCGGCCGCGAGGACTGA
- a CDS encoding proline racemase family protein yields the protein MRSKRIFHTVESHTEGMPTRVVTGGVGTLPGATMEERRQWFIEHSDHLRRLLMFEPRGHSAMSGAILQPPTRPDADWGVLYIEVSGCLPMCGHGTIGVATVLVETGMVEVTEPVTTIRLDVPAGLVVCDVAVRDGVAESVTIRNVPSYTDRLDAKVEVPGWGTVTYDLAYGGNFYAILDAGQLDLRVDVAQKDRLLEAGLAIMDAINEHDAPVHPENPDINVCHHVQLVDPGSDAVRSRHAMAIHPGWFDRSPCGTGTSARMAQLFTRGELALDTDFVNESLIGSRFVGRLVGESNVGTHPAVIPTVTGRAWVTGTAQYFLDPTDPFPEGFLL from the coding sequence ATGCGATCCAAGCGGATCTTCCACACCGTGGAATCGCACACCGAGGGTATGCCGACGCGCGTCGTCACGGGTGGCGTCGGCACCCTCCCCGGCGCCACCATGGAAGAGCGGCGCCAGTGGTTCATCGAGCACTCCGACCACCTGCGCCGGCTGCTGATGTTCGAGCCGCGCGGGCACTCCGCCATGAGCGGTGCGATCCTGCAGCCTCCCACGCGGCCCGACGCCGACTGGGGGGTCCTCTACATCGAGGTGTCCGGGTGCCTGCCGATGTGCGGGCACGGCACCATCGGGGTGGCGACGGTGCTGGTCGAGACCGGCATGGTCGAGGTCACCGAGCCCGTCACCACCATCCGGCTTGACGTCCCGGCCGGGCTGGTGGTCTGCGACGTCGCCGTCCGCGACGGCGTCGCCGAGTCGGTGACCATCCGCAACGTCCCGTCCTACACCGACCGGCTGGACGCGAAGGTCGAGGTCCCCGGCTGGGGCACCGTCACGTACGACCTCGCCTACGGCGGCAACTTCTACGCGATCCTCGACGCCGGCCAGCTGGACCTGCGCGTCGACGTCGCGCAGAAGGACCGGTTGCTCGAGGCCGGGCTGGCGATCATGGACGCCATCAACGAGCACGACGCACCGGTGCACCCGGAGAACCCGGACATCAACGTCTGTCACCACGTCCAGCTGGTCGACCCCGGCTCGGACGCCGTCCGGTCGCGACACGCCATGGCCATCCATCCCGGCTGGTTCGACCGGTCACCGTGCGGCACGGGCACCTCGGCCCGCATGGCCCAGCTCTTCACCCGCGGTGAACTCGCGCTCGACACCGATTTCGTCAACGAGTCGCTGATCGGCAGCCGATTCGTCGGACGGCTGGTCGGCGAGTCGAACGTGGGAACCCATCCCGCGGTGATACCTACAGTCACCGGGCGCGCCTGGGTGACGGGAACGGCACAGTACTTCCTCGACCCGACGGACCCCTTTCCCGAGGGCTTTCTCCTTTAG
- a CDS encoding dihydrodipicolinate synthase family protein, with the protein MNGREKPWHGVLVATPTFFRDDLSVDFDRYADHVRWLADGGCHGVCVNGSLGEYQVLTAEERAKMVEVAVEAAPEGFTVMAGVGAYGARESRQWAEQAGEAGAEVVLALPPNSYRADERSVVDHYREVAKAGLPVSAYNNPIDTKVDLTPALLAELYNEGLIVGVKEFTGESRRSYEINELAPGLDVLIGTDDSVVEVGLAGAKGWISGFTSVFPRESVRLYEATLAHDLDTALPLYRTLHPLLRWDFHTEFVQAIKLSMDVLDLGGGPIRQPRQPMLPESAAIVRDLTLRIAAEFSTANVA; encoded by the coding sequence ATGAACGGTCGTGAAAAGCCTTGGCACGGCGTTCTGGTTGCCACCCCCACGTTCTTCCGTGACGACCTGTCGGTCGACTTCGACCGGTACGCCGACCACGTGCGCTGGCTCGCCGACGGCGGGTGCCACGGCGTCTGCGTCAACGGCTCGCTCGGCGAGTACCAGGTCCTGACCGCCGAAGAGCGGGCCAAGATGGTCGAGGTCGCGGTCGAGGCGGCACCCGAGGGCTTCACCGTCATGGCCGGCGTCGGCGCGTACGGCGCCCGCGAGTCGCGCCAGTGGGCCGAGCAGGCCGGCGAGGCCGGCGCCGAGGTCGTCCTCGCGCTGCCGCCGAACTCCTACCGCGCCGACGAGCGCTCGGTCGTCGACCACTACCGCGAGGTCGCCAAGGCCGGCCTGCCGGTGTCGGCGTACAACAACCCCATCGACACCAAGGTCGACCTCACCCCGGCGCTGCTGGCCGAGCTCTACAACGAGGGCCTCATCGTCGGCGTCAAGGAGTTCACCGGCGAGTCGCGGCGCTCCTACGAGATCAACGAGCTCGCTCCCGGCCTCGACGTCCTCATCGGCACCGACGACTCCGTCGTCGAGGTCGGCCTGGCCGGCGCCAAGGGCTGGATCTCCGGCTTCACCAGCGTCTTCCCGCGCGAGAGCGTGCGGCTGTACGAAGCCACCCTGGCGCACGACCTCGACACCGCGCTGCCGCTGTACCGCACGCTGCACCCGCTGCTGCGCTGGGACTTCCACACCGAGTTCGTCCAGGCCATCAAGCTGTCCATGGACGTTCTCGACCTCGGCGGCGGCCCCATCCGGCAGCCGCGGCAGCCCATGCTCCCCGAGAGCGCGGCCATCGTGCGCGACCTCACCCTGCGCATCGCTGCCGAGTTCTCCACGGCGAACGTCGCCTGA
- a CDS encoding aldehyde dehydrogenase (NADP(+)): MSDVDHAVGAAAEAAVPFEHAGRDRRAAGLDAVADALEDDRDAIVSTADAETGLGTTRLNGELTRTTYQLRLFGEVLREGSYVEATIDHASDTPMGPKPDLRRMLVPVGVVGVFGASNFPLAFSVPGGDTASALAAGCPTVVKAHPSHPETSRRTFAAMRAGLAEAKLPEHALGLIEGLEAGAELVRHPDVRAVGFTGSTRGGRALADIAAARPRPIPFYGELGSLNPLVVTPEVAAGRAEEFAAGYVGSITMGVGQFCTKPGLLFAPAGSDGDELRAQLSSKVAEVPAGRMLNDGIRDAFQSEIERRRADSRLRTLGDGQGDDPALGRPVLFAVDAADLDAGLLEETFGPAALVIEYRDTEELLGALDRLDGQLTATVHAGDGETELVDRLHAVLRQHAGRLLFGGFPTGVAVTWAMQHGGPYPSATLSAHTSVGPTSIRRWLRPVSYQNAPEHVLPEELRDVDPGIPRRVDGILQT; encoded by the coding sequence ATGTCTGACGTCGATCACGCCGTCGGTGCGGCGGCGGAGGCCGCCGTGCCGTTCGAGCACGCCGGCCGCGACCGCCGGGCCGCGGGCCTCGACGCCGTCGCCGACGCGCTCGAGGACGACCGCGACGCCATCGTCTCCACCGCCGACGCCGAGACCGGGCTGGGCACCACCCGCCTGAACGGCGAGCTCACCCGCACCACGTACCAGCTGCGGCTGTTCGGCGAGGTGCTGCGCGAGGGCTCGTACGTCGAGGCGACCATCGACCACGCCAGCGACACCCCCATGGGGCCCAAGCCCGACCTGCGCCGCATGCTCGTGCCCGTCGGCGTCGTGGGCGTTTTCGGCGCCAGCAACTTCCCGCTCGCGTTCAGCGTGCCCGGCGGCGACACCGCGTCGGCCCTCGCGGCCGGCTGCCCCACCGTCGTCAAGGCGCACCCGTCGCACCCCGAGACCAGCCGGCGTACGTTCGCCGCCATGCGAGCCGGGCTGGCCGAGGCGAAGCTGCCCGAACACGCCCTCGGCCTCATCGAGGGCCTCGAGGCCGGCGCCGAGCTCGTCCGCCACCCCGACGTCCGCGCGGTCGGCTTCACCGGCTCCACGCGCGGCGGCCGGGCCCTGGCCGACATCGCCGCCGCGCGGCCGCGGCCCATCCCGTTCTACGGCGAGCTCGGCAGCCTGAACCCGCTGGTCGTGACGCCCGAGGTGGCCGCCGGCCGGGCCGAGGAGTTCGCGGCCGGCTACGTCGGCTCCATCACCATGGGCGTCGGGCAGTTCTGCACCAAGCCCGGCCTGCTGTTCGCGCCCGCGGGCAGCGACGGCGACGAGCTGCGCGCCCAGCTGAGCAGCAAGGTCGCCGAGGTGCCGGCCGGACGCATGCTCAACGACGGCATCCGCGACGCGTTCCAGAGCGAGATCGAGCGCCGGCGCGCCGACTCGCGACTGCGCACCCTCGGCGACGGGCAGGGCGACGACCCCGCCCTCGGCCGGCCGGTGCTGTTCGCCGTCGACGCCGCCGACCTCGACGCCGGGCTGCTCGAAGAGACCTTCGGCCCGGCCGCCCTGGTCATCGAGTACCGCGACACCGAGGAGCTGCTGGGCGCGCTCGACCGCCTCGACGGCCAGCTGACCGCCACCGTCCACGCGGGCGACGGCGAGACCGAGCTGGTCGACCGCCTCCACGCGGTGCTGCGCCAGCACGCCGGCCGGCTGCTCTTCGGCGGCTTCCCCACCGGCGTGGCCGTCACCTGGGCCATGCAGCACGGCGGGCCGTACCCGTCGGCGACCCTCAGCGCGCACACCTCCGTCGGGCCGACCTCGATCCGGCGGTGGCTGCGACCGGTCTCGTACCAGAACGCACCCGAACACGTTCTTCCCGAGGAGCTTCGCGATGTCGATCCCGGCATTCCGCGGCGAGTGGACGGCATTCTGCAGACCTGA
- a CDS encoding FAD-dependent oxidoreductase, which yields MATSPYDVAVVGAGPAGLAAAGAALARGARVALIDAGRQPGGQYWRHRPGDLGAVADLHHDLGTFRALVAGVAGAVRYFGHHVWNVSGAVADGFTVRSVAGDVEHEVAARSLVLAPGAYDRQVPFRSWDLPGVYTAGGAQALLKGSEVVVGRRVVVGGTGPFLLPVAAGLAARGARVVGVYEANGPLGWARHTGAVLPVATKLTEGAGYAAALARHRVPFRARRAIVAAHGDGVLEAVTVARLDAEWRIVPGTERVVECDAAAVGWGFTPQLELPLALGVGTRVDADGSLVVDVDEHQRTSVPGVFVAGEACGVGGAALSVAEGEIAGAAAAVTAAGGTPAPARSRLRRRRRALRRFATAMHTVHPVRDGWQTWLSDDTLVCRCEEVTAGEVRATVEDLGATDARTAKLLSRAGMGWCQGRVCGYASACLTASARGSASVSARELQEVSERPIAAPITLGRLAGDAGHIGQQ from the coding sequence GTGGCCACCTCGCCGTATGACGTCGCCGTCGTGGGCGCCGGACCCGCCGGACTGGCCGCGGCGGGGGCCGCGCTGGCCCGCGGGGCACGCGTCGCGCTGATCGACGCCGGGCGCCAGCCCGGCGGCCAGTACTGGCGGCACCGGCCCGGCGATCTGGGAGCGGTCGCCGACCTCCACCACGACCTGGGCACCTTTCGTGCGCTGGTCGCCGGTGTGGCCGGTGCCGTCAGGTACTTCGGCCACCACGTCTGGAACGTCTCAGGCGCCGTGGCCGACGGCTTCACCGTGCGCTCCGTGGCCGGTGACGTCGAGCACGAGGTAGCCGCCAGGAGCCTGGTGCTCGCCCCCGGCGCGTACGACCGGCAGGTCCCGTTCCGCAGCTGGGACCTGCCGGGCGTCTACACCGCCGGGGGCGCCCAGGCCCTGCTCAAGGGGAGCGAGGTCGTGGTCGGCCGGCGCGTGGTCGTCGGCGGCACCGGGCCGTTCCTGCTGCCGGTGGCGGCCGGGCTGGCCGCACGCGGCGCCCGGGTCGTCGGTGTCTACGAGGCCAACGGCCCGCTGGGCTGGGCCCGGCACACGGGCGCCGTCCTGCCGGTCGCGACCAAGCTGACCGAGGGCGCCGGATACGCGGCGGCGCTGGCCCGGCACCGGGTGCCCTTCCGGGCCCGCCGGGCCATCGTCGCCGCCCACGGTGACGGTGTGCTGGAGGCGGTCACCGTCGCCCGGCTCGACGCCGAGTGGCGCATCGTCCCCGGGACCGAGCGCGTCGTCGAGTGCGACGCCGCCGCCGTCGGCTGGGGATTCACGCCGCAGCTCGAGCTGCCGCTGGCGCTGGGCGTCGGCACGCGGGTCGACGCCGACGGCTCGCTCGTCGTCGACGTCGACGAGCACCAGCGGACGTCCGTGCCCGGCGTGTTCGTGGCCGGCGAGGCCTGTGGCGTGGGCGGCGCTGCGCTGTCCGTCGCCGAGGGCGAGATCGCCGGGGCGGCCGCCGCGGTGACCGCTGCCGGAGGCACCCCCGCCCCGGCCCGGTCGCGCCTGCGCCGCCGTCGCCGGGCGCTGCGCCGGTTCGCGACGGCCATGCACACGGTGCACCCGGTGCGCGACGGCTGGCAGACCTGGCTGAGCGACGACACCCTCGTGTGCCGCTGCGAGGAGGTGACGGCGGGCGAGGTGCGGGCCACGGTCGAGGACCTCGGCGCCACCGACGCCAGGACGGCCAAGTTGTTGAGTCGGGCCGGCATGGGATGGTGTCAAGGGCGGGTGTGCGGGTACGCGTCCGCATGCCTCACCGCGTCGGCCCGTGGATCAGCATCCGTGTCGGCGCGCGAGCTACAGGAGGTGAGCGAACGACCGATCGCGGCACCGATCACACTCGGCCGGTTGGCGGGCGACGCCGGTCACATCGGACAACAGTGA
- a CDS encoding (2Fe-2S)-binding protein: protein MSEDVEFEFEFDGRAVAFSDGQSVGAALVASGVRSWRTTRREGRPRGVFCGIGICFDCLVVVDDVPNQRACLVPAAADMVVRTQEGDGRGHLAV, encoded by the coding sequence ATGAGCGAGGACGTGGAGTTCGAGTTCGAGTTCGACGGCCGGGCCGTCGCGTTCAGCGACGGGCAGAGCGTTGGGGCGGCGCTGGTCGCGTCCGGCGTGCGGTCATGGCGGACCACGCGCCGCGAGGGCCGGCCGCGCGGCGTCTTCTGCGGCATCGGCATCTGCTTCGACTGCCTGGTCGTCGTCGACGACGTCCCCAACCAGCGCGCCTGCCTCGTCCCGGCAGCCGCCGACATGGTCGTGCGCACGCAGGAGGGAGACGGCCGTGGCCACCTCGCCGTATGA
- a CDS encoding FAD-dependent oxidoreductase: protein MPTDAADVVVIGAGVVGAATAWYATRAGLAVTVVDRGSVAGGTTGAGEGNILVSDKPPGAELDLARLSSGLWRELGHEVGGFEYDPKGGLVVASTPAGFSALSDLAAEQSAAGVETVVVPAAELAEHEPHLTPSLAGGVLYPEDAQVQPMLAAARLLRSARAKGAQVRTGVEVTGFLRDGDRVTGVRTSAGDLPAGAVVNAAGTWGGEVAALAGVEVPVLPRRGFILVTEPLPRIVRHKVYAAEYVSDVASSDAALQTSPVVEGTESGTILIGASRERVGYDRTLSVPVLRALAAQAVALFPVLAGVQVIRTYRGFRPYCPDHLPVIGADPRAPGLYHACGHEGAGIGLAAATGRLIAQLIGGDQPDLDVAPYRPERFEGGVAA, encoded by the coding sequence GTGCCCACTGACGCCGCCGACGTCGTCGTGATCGGCGCCGGCGTCGTCGGCGCCGCCACCGCGTGGTACGCCACGCGAGCCGGGCTGGCCGTCACCGTCGTCGACCGCGGCTCCGTGGCCGGCGGCACCACCGGGGCCGGCGAGGGCAACATCCTGGTCTCGGACAAACCGCCGGGCGCGGAGCTCGACCTCGCCCGGCTGTCGTCGGGCCTCTGGCGCGAGCTGGGCCACGAGGTCGGCGGCTTCGAGTACGACCCCAAGGGCGGCCTGGTCGTGGCGTCGACGCCGGCCGGGTTCTCCGCGCTCAGTGACCTGGCGGCCGAGCAGAGCGCGGCGGGCGTCGAGACCGTCGTCGTCCCGGCCGCCGAGCTGGCCGAGCACGAGCCGCACCTGACGCCGTCGCTGGCCGGCGGCGTCCTCTATCCCGAGGACGCGCAGGTCCAGCCCATGCTCGCGGCCGCCCGGCTGCTTCGCTCGGCTCGGGCCAAGGGTGCGCAGGTGCGCACCGGCGTCGAGGTCACCGGCTTCCTGCGCGACGGCGACCGCGTGACGGGCGTGCGCACCTCGGCCGGCGACCTGCCCGCGGGCGCCGTCGTCAACGCCGCCGGCACCTGGGGCGGCGAGGTCGCCGCGCTGGCCGGCGTCGAGGTGCCGGTACTCCCCCGCCGCGGCTTCATCCTGGTCACCGAGCCGCTGCCGCGTATCGTCCGGCACAAGGTCTACGCCGCCGAGTACGTCTCCGACGTCGCCAGCAGCGACGCCGCCCTGCAGACCTCGCCGGTCGTCGAGGGCACGGAGTCCGGCACCATCCTCATCGGCGCCAGCCGAGAACGGGTCGGCTACGACCGGACCCTGTCGGTGCCGGTGCTGCGCGCGCTGGCCGCCCAGGCCGTCGCGCTGTTCCCCGTCCTGGCCGGCGTGCAGGTGATCCGCACCTACCGCGGCTTCCGGCCGTACTGCCCCGACCACCTGCCGGTCATCGGGGCAGACCCGCGGGCGCCCGGCCTCTACCACGCGTGCGGGCACGAGGGCGCCGGCATCGGCCTGGCCGCCGCCACCGGACGGCTGATCGCGCAACTCATCGGGGGCGATCAGCCGGATCTCGACGTCGCGCCGTACCGGCCGGAGCGGTTCGAGGGTGGGGTCGCCGCATGA
- a CDS encoding oligopeptide/dipeptide ABC transporter ATP-binding protein, with amino-acid sequence MSLLEVRDLKVHFPIKSGTLFQRTVGAVKAVDGVDLDVEAGTTFGLVGESGCGKSTLGRAIMRLTEPTSGSVTLDGQDILALGERKMRAVRRQFQMVFQDPMASLDPRQSVESLLTEPLRAHKVPGGSAGHAKRIRELLDVVGLPESVVNRYPHEFSGGQRQRLGIARALVLNPALIIADEPVSALDVSIQAQVINLLKELQERFSLTYVVIAHDLAVVRHISKTVAVMYLGGIVEQAPAADLYRQPLHPYTRALMSAVPVPDPNVEETRSRILLQGDLPSPANPPTGCRFHTRCPWKQATKCDTDRPALRELPVVGVTGHKVACHYAEEILAGTITPHEVRPEDVELVPAGEGPGSIEATEAHVAGGLTPGGPPGAH; translated from the coding sequence GTGAGCCTGCTCGAAGTCCGCGACCTCAAGGTCCACTTCCCCATCAAGTCCGGGACGCTGTTCCAGCGCACCGTGGGCGCGGTCAAGGCCGTCGACGGCGTCGACCTCGACGTCGAGGCCGGCACGACGTTCGGCCTGGTCGGCGAGTCCGGCTGCGGCAAGTCGACGCTCGGCCGCGCGATCATGCGCCTCACCGAGCCGACCAGTGGCTCGGTGACCCTCGACGGCCAGGACATCCTGGCGCTCGGCGAGCGGAAGATGCGCGCCGTCCGCCGCCAGTTCCAGATGGTCTTCCAGGACCCCATGGCCAGCCTCGACCCTCGGCAGAGCGTGGAGTCGCTGCTCACCGAGCCGCTGCGCGCGCACAAGGTCCCCGGCGGCTCGGCCGGCCACGCCAAGCGCATCCGCGAGCTGCTCGACGTCGTCGGGCTGCCGGAGTCGGTGGTCAACCGGTACCCGCACGAGTTCTCCGGCGGGCAGCGGCAGCGCCTCGGCATCGCCCGCGCGCTGGTGCTGAACCCGGCGCTGATCATCGCCGACGAGCCGGTCTCCGCCCTCGACGTCTCCATCCAGGCGCAGGTCATCAACCTGCTCAAGGAGCTGCAGGAGCGGTTCTCTCTGACGTACGTGGTCATCGCGCACGACCTCGCCGTCGTCCGGCACATCAGCAAGACGGTCGCCGTCATGTACCTCGGCGGCATCGTCGAGCAGGCGCCGGCCGCCGACCTCTACCGTCAGCCGCTGCACCCGTACACCCGGGCGCTGATGAGCGCGGTGCCGGTGCCGGACCCGAACGTCGAGGAGACGCGCAGCCGGATCCTGCTGCAGGGCGACCTGCCGTCGCCGGCGAACCCGCCCACGGGCTGCCGGTTCCACACCCGGTGCCCCTGGAAGCAGGCCACGAAGTGCGATACCGACCGGCCGGCGCTGCGTGAGCTGCCAGTGGTCGGCGTCACCGGCCACAAGGTGGCCTGTCACTATGCCGAGGAGATCCTGGCCGGCACGATCACGCCGCACGAGGTCCGGCCCGAGGACGTCGAGCTGGTCCCGGCGGGCGAGGGACCCGGCAGCATCGAGGCGACGGAGGCACACGTCGCGGGCGGGCTCACCCCCGGAGGACCGCCAGGTGCCCACTGA
- a CDS encoding ABC transporter ATP-binding protein — MSLLEVRDLSVTFTRSGQDPVRAVDGVTFDVDAGQSVGIVGESGSGKSVTSLAVMGLLPSRGVKVGGTVTLDGNELTDMDQRALRDVRGRDVAMIFQDPMTSLNPVVTIGKQLVEVLTRHAGLAKGEAKAEAEQLLRRVGIPDPVRRLGEYPHQLSGGMRQRVMIAIAIACRPKLLIADEPTTALDVTIQAQILDLLRNLVAESGCGMIMITHDLGVVAGLCDNVHVMYSGRIVESAGTKDLFGRPSHPYTDGLLQSIPRIDDADPADLLHTIPGSARDTVPWDRGCAFQPRCERAVDECLAGPPPVAELGTPIVPHPVRCVRPVGEDVIVHEGNVAR, encoded by the coding sequence ATGAGCCTGCTCGAAGTACGCGACCTCTCGGTCACGTTCACCCGCTCCGGCCAGGACCCGGTGCGCGCGGTCGACGGCGTGACCTTCGACGTCGACGCCGGCCAGTCCGTCGGCATCGTCGGCGAGTCCGGGTCCGGCAAGTCGGTCACGTCGCTGGCCGTCATGGGCCTGCTGCCGTCCCGCGGTGTGAAGGTGGGCGGCACCGTCACCCTCGACGGCAACGAGCTGACCGACATGGACCAGCGCGCGCTGCGCGACGTCCGCGGCCGCGACGTCGCCATGATCTTCCAGGACCCCATGACGTCGCTGAATCCGGTGGTCACCATCGGGAAGCAGCTCGTCGAGGTCCTCACTCGCCACGCCGGGCTGGCCAAGGGCGAGGCGAAGGCCGAGGCGGAGCAGCTGCTGCGCCGCGTCGGCATCCCCGACCCCGTCCGCCGGCTCGGCGAGTACCCGCACCAGCTCTCCGGCGGCATGCGCCAGCGCGTCATGATCGCCATCGCGATCGCCTGCCGGCCGAAGCTGCTCATCGCCGACGAGCCGACGACGGCCCTCGACGTCACCATCCAGGCGCAGATCCTCGACCTGCTGCGCAACCTCGTCGCCGAGAGCGGCTGCGGGATGATCATGATCACGCACGACCTCGGCGTCGTCGCCGGGCTCTGCGACAACGTCCACGTCATGTACTCGGGGCGCATCGTCGAGTCCGCCGGCACGAAGGACCTGTTCGGCCGGCCGTCGCACCCGTACACCGACGGCCTGCTGCAGTCGATCCCGCGCATCGACGACGCCGACCCGGCCGACCTGCTGCACACCATCCCCGGCTCCGCGCGCGACACCGTGCCGTGGGACCGTGGGTGTGCCTTCCAGCCGCGCTGCGAGCGGGCGGTCGACGAGTGCCTGGCCGGGCCGCCGCCGGTGGCCGAGCTCGGCACACCGATCGTGCCGCACCCGGTCCGCTGCGTCCGGCCGGTCGGCGAGGACGTGATCGTGCACGAAGGGAACGTGGCCCGGTGA
- a CDS encoding ABC transporter permease, which yields MSVNEVVAGEPGGPAPAATESVSARPPRSLGREAVRRLFRNPMAIVGMVLIGIFVLVAIFAPLIAPYSPTDNSWLDQVRPGQYPGPSAEHWLGIDPLGRDVFSRIIYGARQSLLIGVVSLTLGAAAGIALGVLAGAFGGWVDTLVMRFVDIMLSVPGLLFAIAVAAMLGQSLTSVMIAIAVVNVPIFARLLRGEMLGQRGADYVLAARSLGISRSAIVFRHVLPNSFTPVLVQGTLTLALAIVEAAGLAFLGLSGSDPSAPEWGRMLTDAQDTLTSAPMLAVYPGLAIVLAALGFTLVGESLREALDPKFRR from the coding sequence ATGAGCGTGAACGAGGTGGTCGCCGGCGAGCCCGGCGGCCCGGCGCCGGCCGCGACGGAGTCCGTCTCGGCCCGGCCCCCGCGCAGCCTGGGCCGCGAGGCCGTCCGCCGGCTGTTCCGGAACCCCATGGCCATCGTCGGCATGGTCCTGATCGGCATCTTCGTGCTGGTCGCCATCTTCGCGCCGCTGATCGCGCCGTACTCGCCCACGGACAACTCCTGGCTCGACCAGGTCCGTCCGGGCCAGTACCCCGGCCCGTCGGCCGAGCACTGGCTCGGCATCGACCCGCTCGGCCGCGACGTGTTCTCGCGCATCATCTACGGCGCCCGGCAGTCGCTGCTCATCGGCGTCGTCTCGCTGACTCTGGGCGCCGCGGCCGGCATCGCGCTGGGCGTGCTCGCCGGTGCGTTCGGCGGCTGGGTCGACACCCTCGTCATGCGCTTCGTCGACATCATGCTGTCGGTGCCCGGCCTACTGTTCGCCATCGCCGTCGCCGCCATGCTCGGCCAGAGCCTCACCTCGGTCATGATCGCCATCGCGGTCGTGAACGTACCGATCTTCGCCCGGCTGCTGCGCGGCGAGATGCTCGGGCAGCGCGGCGCCGACTACGTGCTGGCCGCCCGCTCGCTGGGCATCTCGCGCTCGGCCATCGTCTTCCGGCACGTGCTGCCGAACTCGTTCACCCCGGTCCTGGTCCAGGGCACGCTGACCCTGGCGCTGGCCATCGTCGAGGCCGCCGGCCTGGCGTTCCTCGGTCTGTCCGGCAGCGACCCGTCGGCGCCGGAATGGGGCCGCATGCTCACCGACGCCCAGGACACCCTGACGTCGGCGCCCATGCTGGCGGTCTACCCCGGCCTGGCCATCGTCCTCGCCGCGCTCGGCTTCACCCTGGTGGGCGAGTCGCTGCGCGAGGCCCTCGACCCGAAGTTCCGGCGGTGA